From a single Oceaniferula flava genomic region:
- the ribH gene encoding 6,7-dimethyl-8-ribityllumazine synthase, with protein MSKVLPPKPRSLTQKTQITIVASHYNEEFTDALVENTHEELLELIPNGQIELVRVPGAFEIPVAVETVLRQSKPECVICLGLIIRGQTAHGDMVAESVTQALQQISVNHATPVVHEVLLVGDEKQAYARCIGSKLNRGREAARAAAAIVDTFTQLKRSPSRVFPSNA; from the coding sequence ATGTCCAAGGTCTTGCCGCCCAAGCCACGAAGCTTGACTCAAAAAACCCAGATCACCATCGTGGCCTCGCATTACAACGAGGAATTCACCGATGCGTTGGTGGAAAACACCCACGAGGAACTGCTGGAATTGATCCCCAACGGCCAGATTGAGCTGGTGCGTGTGCCCGGTGCCTTTGAAATCCCAGTGGCCGTGGAAACGGTGCTGCGTCAAAGCAAGCCAGAATGCGTCATCTGCCTGGGCCTGATCATCCGCGGCCAGACCGCACACGGTGACATGGTGGCTGAAAGCGTGACCCAGGCGCTGCAACAAATTTCCGTCAATCACGCCACTCCCGTGGTGCACGAGGTGCTGCTGGTGGGTGACGAAAAACAAGCCTACGCACGCTGCATCGGCAGTAAACTCAACCGTGGTCGTGAGGCCGCCCGCGCAGCCGCTGCCATCGTCGATACTTTCACTCAACTCAAACGTAGCCCATCGCGCGTTTTCCCTAGTAATGCTTAA
- the nusB gene encoding transcription antitermination factor NusB, whose protein sequence is MLKRRHIREAAVQLLYFADLEGGPEVSDAQDAFWQIIQEGSLRKLTMAKAKAVLHIAQGRESRIKRLAEECPLVLAQLKAVEGTTPLATALRKINSQESKLSSAIDLLKTATRSKSGEDIVETRLQEVFVASRALPAVRLHWDYTLQDFPAWRNKLEAMTAIINHLERISDRLDAIHSPEFQTPGIPGFEHLRAGEKEIRSFREETEKLVQGILANKADIDATLTSIVENYAPERVAPVDRAILRLGAYEILHCEDIPRAVSINEAIEIAKKFGSSDSSRFVNGVLDALKA, encoded by the coding sequence ATGCTTAAACGCCGCCACATTCGCGAAGCTGCCGTTCAGCTTCTCTACTTCGCTGACCTGGAGGGTGGACCCGAGGTCTCCGACGCTCAGGACGCCTTCTGGCAGATCATTCAGGAGGGCAGCCTCCGCAAGCTCACCATGGCCAAGGCCAAGGCGGTGCTGCACATTGCCCAAGGACGCGAAAGCCGGATCAAACGGCTCGCCGAGGAATGCCCTCTGGTGCTCGCCCAGCTGAAAGCCGTGGAAGGGACTACTCCCCTCGCCACCGCCTTGCGCAAAATCAACTCGCAGGAAAGCAAACTCAGTAGCGCCATCGATCTGCTGAAAACCGCGACGCGCAGCAAGTCCGGCGAGGATATCGTGGAAACCCGCCTGCAAGAAGTCTTTGTCGCCAGCCGCGCTCTGCCAGCCGTTCGCCTGCACTGGGATTACACCCTGCAGGATTTTCCCGCATGGCGCAATAAACTGGAGGCCATGACGGCCATCATCAATCACCTCGAGCGCATTTCCGATCGTCTGGACGCAATTCATTCGCCCGAATTCCAAACACCCGGCATCCCCGGCTTCGAGCACCTTCGCGCCGGAGAAAAAGAGATTCGCTCGTTCCGCGAGGAAACCGAGAAATTGGTGCAGGGAATTCTCGCTAACAAAGCGGACATCGACGCCACTCTGACATCAATCGTGGAAAACTACGCTCCCGAGCGAGTGGCTCCGGTCGATCGCGCTATCCTCCGTCTGGGGGCCTACGAGATCCTGCACTGTGAGGACATTCCACGCGCTGTGAGTATCAACGAGGCCATTGAGATTGCGAAGAAATTTGGCAGCTCGGATTCGTCTCGCTTCGTCAACGGTGTGTTAGACGCACTGAAAGCTTGA